Proteins from one Desulfonema limicola genomic window:
- a CDS encoding DEAD/DEAH box helicase, protein MIFKAGERIKHKNFGIGTVKYDDGETAGIRFEHGLEECAKIDIEPIISVADAIDQYEQARPLEVITKLQAEAIQSVNDTWGVFSLSRIDLLPHQLWVCKRVTERIPTRWLVADDVGLGKTIEAGLILWPLIARKIVNRLLIICPASLVEQWQLRLRTMFDIRMSIYTKETDTRKSDFWNTHPFVIASMHTLRKDSNGRHKRMIESDPWDLVIVDEAHHLNNDKHSGQTLGYKLIDTLQKNNRIRSMIFFTGTPHRGKDFGFLSLLHLLRPDLFSPEKNLTEQLSGLNQVMIRNNKQNATDLKGNKIFFPPKVRSETYAYSPEESEFYKMMTDFILTGKTYASSKSVQESKTIILVLITMQKLASSSVAAIRNALINRLEKLKQNRIETEKSSRNLLRTYQENQNGDETLDNMAILEEKIAEFTESRIRLIKNEEEKLDELIEYANRIKEETKINKLIEVLETDFSEKSVLFFTEYKATQSLLISALMNRFGNDCVTFINGDHCASGVINMEGKRMTLRESRENASERFNEGKVRFLVSTEAAGEGIDLQESCHTIVHVDLPWNPMRMHQRVGRLNRYGQIKPVDVISLRNPDTVESMIWEKLDAKIKSIMTAFGAVMDEPEDLIQLVLGMTDQAIFNDLYSQGSEIPKEKFSEWFDQKNVSFAGKDVINTVKAIVGNSDKFDYKEVAADLPRMDLPDIKPFFISMLTLNNRRVVEENSELEFKTPEQWKNEPGILPRYNNVIFERKSRNKEKIIMGIGHKIMNKAIDQAKNFTGSIAFVPYEFTEDVITVFKINDRVTDSDIKIRKKIAAVGINLGEEKYRLIKDSDLLGILNNIPTKLKEIKPAVTGENVRDIAKKSEGYIIENFEKLNLPFIYPNADLLAIIWPGDKKS, encoded by the coding sequence ATGATTTTTAAAGCCGGGGAACGGATAAAACATAAAAATTTCGGTATTGGTACGGTAAAATATGATGACGGAGAAACCGCAGGCATACGTTTTGAACATGGTCTGGAAGAATGTGCAAAAATAGATATTGAGCCGATTATCTCTGTTGCTGATGCCATTGATCAGTATGAACAGGCCCGACCTTTGGAAGTTATTACAAAATTACAGGCAGAGGCCATTCAATCTGTCAATGACACATGGGGCGTATTTTCTTTATCACGGATTGATCTTCTGCCTCATCAATTATGGGTGTGTAAAAGAGTGACCGAAAGAATTCCCACCAGATGGCTGGTTGCTGATGATGTCGGACTGGGAAAAACCATAGAAGCAGGGCTTATTTTATGGCCTTTGATTGCACGAAAAATTGTAAACCGCCTTCTTATTATTTGCCCGGCATCCCTGGTCGAACAATGGCAGTTGCGTCTTCGCACCATGTTTGACATTCGCATGAGTATATATACAAAAGAAACAGATACCCGTAAATCCGATTTTTGGAATACGCATCCTTTTGTTATTGCCTCAATGCATACTTTGCGTAAAGACAGCAATGGCAGACATAAAAGAATGATTGAGAGCGACCCCTGGGATTTGGTCATTGTAGATGAAGCGCATCATTTGAATAATGATAAACATTCCGGTCAGACATTAGGGTATAAACTGATTGACACCCTTCAGAAAAATAACCGTATCCGATCAATGATATTCTTTACAGGCACGCCTCACAGGGGAAAAGATTTCGGATTTCTTTCATTATTACATCTTTTACGGCCTGATCTTTTTTCTCCTGAAAAAAACTTAACCGAACAATTGTCCGGCTTAAATCAGGTAATGATCAGAAATAATAAGCAGAATGCTACTGATTTGAAAGGTAATAAAATATTTTTTCCTCCAAAGGTTCGTTCGGAAACCTATGCATACTCACCGGAAGAATCGGAATTTTACAAAATGATGACCGATTTTATCCTGACCGGGAAAACCTATGCATCATCAAAATCTGTTCAGGAAAGCAAAACAATTATTCTGGTTCTGATTACAATGCAGAAACTGGCATCAAGCTCTGTTGCTGCGATAAGAAATGCACTTATAAACCGTCTGGAAAAATTGAAACAAAATAGAATCGAAACGGAAAAAAGCAGCAGGAATCTTCTCCGTACATATCAGGAGAACCAGAACGGTGATGAAACTCTGGATAACATGGCAATTCTGGAAGAAAAAATTGCTGAATTCACGGAATCTCGAATCAGATTAATCAAAAATGAAGAGGAAAAGCTGGACGAATTGATTGAGTATGCAAACAGAATTAAGGAAGAAACCAAAATCAATAAACTTATCGAAGTACTTGAGACAGACTTTTCAGAAAAATCCGTTCTATTTTTTACCGAATACAAGGCTACACAATCTCTTTTAATTTCAGCTTTAATGAATCGTTTCGGAAATGACTGTGTGACATTTATAAACGGTGATCATTGTGCTTCCGGCGTGATAAATATGGAAGGGAAAAGGATGACATTGAGAGAAAGCAGAGAAAACGCTTCTGAGCGATTTAATGAAGGAAAAGTCCGTTTTCTGGTTTCAACCGAAGCTGCCGGTGAAGGTATTGATTTGCAGGAAAGCTGCCATACGATTGTTCATGTTGATCTGCCCTGGAATCCCATGCGAATGCACCAGCGGGTCGGACGGCTGAATCGTTATGGACAGATAAAGCCTGTGGATGTTATCAGCCTTCGGAACCCGGATACTGTTGAATCAATGATATGGGAAAAACTGGATGCAAAAATCAAAAGCATCATGACAGCCTTTGGTGCGGTTATGGATGAACCGGAAGATTTAATACAGCTTGTTCTTGGAATGACAGACCAAGCCATATTTAATGATTTATACAGTCAGGGCAGTGAGATTCCCAAAGAGAAATTTTCGGAATGGTTTGATCAGAAAAATGTCAGTTTTGCAGGAAAAGATGTGATTAATACGGTGAAGGCCATTGTTGGAAACAGTGATAAATTTGATTATAAAGAAGTTGCCGCTGATTTACCCCGAATGGATTTACCTGATATCAAACCCTTTTTCATATCAATGCTGACATTAAACAATAGGCGTGTAGTTGAGGAAAATTCCGAACTGGAATTTAAAACACCTGAACAATGGAAAAATGAACCGGGGATATTGCCTCGATATAACAATGTTATTTTTGAACGGAAATCTCGAAATAAAGAAAAAATTATCATGGGAATAGGGCATAAGATTATGAACAAAGCTATTGATCAGGCAAAAAATTTTACCGGCAGTATTGCTTTTGTTCCTTATGAATTTACAGAAGATGTTATAACCGTTTTTAAAATCAATGACCGTGTGACAGACAGCGATATTAAAATAAGAAAAAAAATTGCGGCAGTGGGTATCAATCTTGGAGAAGAGAAGTACCGTCTGATAAAAGATAGTGATTTGCTTGGCATATTGAATAACATCCCGACAAAGTTGAAAGAAATAAAACCTGCTGTTACCGGAGAGAATGTAAGAGATATTGCTAAAAAATCTGAAGGATATATCATAGAAAATTTTGAAAAACTGAATTTGCCTTTTATATACCCGAATGCTGATTTGCTGGCAATTATCTGGCCAGGTGATAAAAAATCATGA